The sequence TCCCGGAGTGCGGCGGAGTCTCGCCGGGCCTCGGGGTGCTCCCGTCGGCGGAATCGGCCGCCAGGCCGCGCTGTACGGCACCCCTCCCCAACAGCGGCGCGTCCGCACCGCTGCCGGAACGCGCCGGACGACCCGACTCCGAGGCGCCCGTGTCCGCCGCCGCACTCCTGCCGGAACGCGACGGACCGCCGGACTCCGGCGTGCCCGGGTCCGCCACCGCACTGCGCTGCACGGCCGGCTTCCCCAGCAGCGGCGCGTCCGCACCACTGCCGGAACGCGCCGGACGACCCGACTCCGGCGTGCCCGGGTCCGCCACCGCACTGCGCTGCACGGCCGGCTTCTCCACCAGCGGCGCCTCCAGACCACTGCCGGAGTGCGACGGACGACCCGACTCCGGCGTGCCCGGGTCCGCCACCGCACTGCGCTGCACGGCCGGCTTGCCCAACAGCGGCACGTCCGCACCACTGCCGGAACGCGACGAACGACCCGACTCCCGGCGTGCCCGTATCCGCCGCCGCACTGCGCCGCACGGCCGGCTTCTCCACCAGCGGCGCCTCCAGACCACTGCCGGAGTGCGACGAACGGCCCGACTCCGGGGCGCTCGTGCCCTCCGGGTCCGCCGCCGCACCGCGCTGCACGACGTCCTTGCCGAGCAGCGGCGCGTCCGAGCCGGTGCCGGGCCGCGACGGTGCGGCGGCCTCGGCGGGGCCGCGGTCGGCGGACTCCGCCGCCGGGCGGCGCTGTACGGCGCCGGGGCCCGGCAGCGGTGTGCCCGTGCCGTTGCCTCCGGTCGCGCGGGGCGTCGCCCCGGTGGGCGTACGTCCCTGGTCCGGCGTGGTTCGGAGCCTCGCTCCGGTCGTATTCCGGCACGCCGGCCGCCGGGTCCGGAAGCGCCCGGGACGGCGGCGCTCGGCGGCAGTTCGGGCAGCGGCGCGCCCAGGCCGCCGCGTGCGCGAGCCCCGCCGCGGGCCGGGGGCCGGTTCGGGGCGCCGGGGCCGTCCGGGGTGCGCTGGACCGGTCCCCTCGTCCCGCCGTCGTACGCACCCGAGGTGCCGGACGCGCCGTCGGTCTGGCGCTGGACGACGGGCAGCGCCGGTCCGGACGCGGCGCGCTGGACCGGGTTGCCGTCCGTCAGCGGGCGTGCCGTGGGCGGGAGTTCCGTGAGCGGCGCGCCGAGAGGCGCACGAGTCGCCGTACCCGGCGCGGGGTCGGCCGGGCGCGCTTGCGCACCGGTCCGGGAGGCCGTGCCGACGGAGGTCTCGGGGTCCTTGGCGGCAGGACGAACGGGGGTCCCGGGCGCGGCGCGGTCCGGGGCCGGGGCCGTGGGCCGCAGCGCGGGAACGCGGCGCGCGGGGCCGGACGGGCGGCGGGCCACGGTCAGGGAGGGGCCGGCCGGGCGGGCCCGGACGACCGGACGGGGCGCGTCGGCCCCGGCGGTACGGGACGCCTGCGGCCGGCCGTCGCCCGCTCGGCCGGACCGCGCCTCGCCGGTGACCGCACCCGGGACCGGCGTCACCCGCCGTACCAGCGGGATCTCCGGCGCGGCGGGCCTGCGGCCGGGGCCGGCCGGGGTCACCACCGGACCGGTACCGGGCTCGGCCGAACGCTGGACGGCGGGAGCCGAGGAGGACGGCACGGCGGGTGGTTCCGTGGACACGAGGGCACGGCTCGGCGAGCCGCCGCCCGGACGCCCCTCTCCCGTACTCCGGCCACGGGAAGCCCGGGAAGGCCGTACGGCCGCGGAAGCCGGGCCGGACGAGGCGGAACCGTCCGGCGCACCGTCCGCCGGTTCCTGGTCGCCTTCCCGTCGCAGCGCCCGCAGCAGCAGCGGGCCTCCTTCGGTGCGGTCGGACCGAGGGGCGGCCGGGCGGTGGGTGACGCCGTGGACCAGGCCCGTGGGGGCCGTGGGCAGCAGGGCGTGGGCGAGGCCGGAGTCGAACGACGGGTTCTGCCAGGCGGCGAGGCCGGACCGGAAGGCCAGGCCGTCGCTGACGGCGAGCGGCGCGCGGGACACGGTCGGCTCCGGCGGCGCGGTACGGCGCCAGCCGCCGTCCCAGTCGGCGGGCACGGCGGCGGCCGGAGCGTCCGGCGCGGCGGAAACCGGGGCACCGGACACGGCGGCGGCCGGGGCGCCGTCGTGTTCACCGCGCCGCGGGCCCTCCGTTCCGGCGGACCGGCGGCGCAGCCTGTCCCGCCATGCCATGTGCTAACCGCCTTCGTTCACGCGGGTGTTGATACGGGCGATCTCGGCCACCCACTGCCGTCGTTCGTCATGGGTCAGGTCGAGGATCTCCTCGCGCGCCCAGTGGAAGTGATAGGCGATGTACGCGATCTCCTCCCGGAGCCGGGGAAGGGCGTACGTCACGATTCCCCCAGGCGCCCACCCGAGAGGTCGACCTCGAAGCCGCCCTCGCAGTGCGGGCAGGTCACCGCCGCCCGGGTGTGGCCCTCGCTGTTGACGCGGCGGTAGAAGTCCTGGAGGAAGGCGACGTCGGTGGCGTACATCCGCTCCACGATCCCGGCGTGCACGTCGGTGATGGAGCCGATCCGGGTGATCACCTGGCTCAGCAGCACCACGCTCAGGTACGCCGGGTTCTCCTTGACCCGCAGGTCGATCTGCGGCCGCAGTTCGTCCCGGGCCGTGGCCAGGCGCATCGCGCCCTCGCGGTGCACCGTGCCCGCCTCGTCGACGTAGCCGCGCGGCAGCACGAACTCGAACTCGGTGCGCAGCCCGTGCTGCTCCTGACGGGGCGGCGGCGGGGGGGCCGGGGCGGCGGCGGGGGGTGCCGCCGCCTGCTCGGTCGCCGGGGCGGGCGCCGTCGCCTGGAGGATCTCCTCCAGGTTGCCCGCCGTCACGGTACGGCGCCTCATTCGACGATGATCTCCTCGAACACGATGGTGACGGACTCGGTGGCCGCGGCCGAATCGCCCGCCTTCAGCGACGGGCCCTCCCACTTGGAGGCCCAGCCCTGCATCAGCTGGATGCGGCGGACCGTGTTGCCCTCGGTGTCCTTGATCTCGATCGTGAGGTTCTGCCGGGCGGCGTTGACGGCGCCGTTGTTCAGCGTCTCCTTGATCCAGTTGGTGAACTCGCTGCTCTGGTCGAGTCCCCGGGTGATCGTGATCTCACCCGCCTGCCGGCCGCCGGGCTGCTTGCGGATGATCTGCTTGCCCTCCGCGGTGACCTGCTTGACCTCGACGACGTCCTCCTCGACGGTCAGGCCGCTGATCTCCTGGATGGACTCGACCAGGTAGCCGCCGAGCTGCACGCCGAAGACGTGGGTGGAAAGAGCATCGCCCGTTGCCATGACTGTCTGTCACCTTCCGTTGCCGACCCGCGGGTCGTTGTTCTGGCTCGATCTCACTCGTCGATGAGGCTGGTGCTGTCGGAGAACTGGGCCAGCCGGAACACCACGAACTCCGCGGGCTTGACCGGCGAGACGCCGATCTCGCAGACGACCCGGCCCTGGTCGATGGACTCCTGCGGGTTGTTGTCGCGGTCGCACTTGACGTAGAACGCCTCTTCGGCGGTGCGGCCGAACAGCGCGCCCCGGCGCCACTCCTCGGTGAGGAAGGCGGTGACGTTGCGCCGGATGCTCGACCAGAGCCGGTCGTCGTTCGGCTCGAAGACGACCCACTGGGTGCCCAGGAGGATCGACTCCTCCAGGTAGTTGAACAGCCGGCGCACGTTCAGGTAGCGCCAGGCCGGGTCGGAGGAGAGGGTGCGCGCACCCCACACCCGGATGCCCCGGCCGGGGAAGGCGCGTACGCAGTTGACGCCGATCGGGTTGAGCAGGTCCTGCTCGCCCTTGCTGAGCCGCAGCTCCAGGTCGACCGCGCCGCGGATCACCTCGTTGGCGGGCGCCTTGTGCACGCCGCGCTCGTGGTCGCTGCGCGCCCACACGCCGGCGATGTGCCCGCTCGGCGGGACGGCGGTGTTGCGTCCGGCGGCCGGGTCGAAGACGCGCACCCACGGGTAGTAGAGGGTGGCGTACCGGGAGTCGTAGCCCGCCTCGTCGTTGCGCCAGGTGCGCACCTGCTGGGCGTTGAGCCCGGGCGGGGTGTCCAGCACCGCGACCCGGTCGCCCATCTGCTCGCAGTGCGAGATCACGGCGAGCTGGACGGTGCGCACGCCCTCGGCGTCGATGTCGCCGCGCTGGTAGGCGCTCATCAGGTCCGGCACCGCGACCATGGTGATCTCGTCGATGGTCTCCAGGCCGCCGAACCCGGTGCGGGCCGCGGCGTCGCCGACGTACTCCGACGGGTCGAGCCGGGCCACCGCGCCGGAGGCGGACGGGGCGGGAGCGGCGGCCGGGGCCTCGGCGAGCGGCACGGTCTGGTTGGCGGGCCGGGTCTGGGCGGCGCCCTGCTGCTCGGTGACCTCGATCAGCCGGGAGCCGCGGGCCTGGGTGACCAGGTATCCCTTGACGTTCTTCCGGGTGGAGGCCTCGTACGTCTCCGCCACCTGGTCGCCCTGGCGGACCAGCACCTTGAAGCGGTCCTCCGGCGGGTTCTCTCCGTCGGCGTCGGCGATCTCCACCGACACACCGGAGGCGCCCGGCCGGGCCGCGACCAGGAAGCCGCCCAGCTCGACGGGCTGGGCCGCCCGGTTCTCGCGCCGGCCGCCGGTGCCGGCCGCCGGTGCGGAGGCGTCCTCGGCGGAGCCGCCGACGCGCACCACGTACGCGGCGCCGCCGCCGTTGGCGAAGTAGCCGTAGACCGAGTGCGGCAGGTAGGCGCCCTC comes from Streptomyces sp. SCL15-4 and encodes:
- a CDS encoding DUF6760 family protein, whose product is MTYALPRLREEIAYIAYHFHWAREEILDLTHDERRQWVAEIARINTRVNEGG
- a CDS encoding phage tail protein, with amino-acid sequence MATGDALSTHVFGVQLGGYLVESIQEISGLTVEEDVVEVKQVTAEGKQIIRKQPGGRQAGEITITRGLDQSSEFTNWIKETLNNGAVNAARQNLTIEIKDTEGNTVRRIQLMQGWASKWEGPSLKAGDSAAATESVTIVFEEIIVE
- a CDS encoding phage tail sheath family protein — its product is MPTYLTPGVYVEEVQSGARPIEGVGTAVAAFVGFAETGPFHTPTLVTSWDQYTQLFGGFTEGAYLPHSVYGYFANGGGAAYVVRVGGSAEDASAPAAGTGGRRENRAAQPVELGGFLVAARPGASGVSVEIADADGENPPEDRFKVLVRQGDQVAETYEASTRKNVKGYLVTQARGSRLIEVTEQQGAAQTRPANQTVPLAEAPAAAPAPSASGAVARLDPSEYVGDAAARTGFGGLETIDEITMVAVPDLMSAYQRGDIDAEGVRTVQLAVISHCEQMGDRVAVLDTPPGLNAQQVRTWRNDEAGYDSRYATLYYPWVRVFDPAAGRNTAVPPSGHIAGVWARSDHERGVHKAPANEVIRGAVDLELRLSKGEQDLLNPIGVNCVRAFPGRGIRVWGARTLSSDPAWRYLNVRRLFNYLEESILLGTQWVVFEPNDDRLWSSIRRNVTAFLTEEWRRGALFGRTAEEAFYVKCDRDNNPQESIDQGRVVCEIGVSPVKPAEFVVFRLAQFSDSTSLIDE